Below is a window of Gemmatimonadaceae bacterium DNA.
GCATCACTGTGCCCGGGCGGCGAGCCCTCGGCGAGGAAACCGACTCGTGGCGCCGATACGCCGCGGCCGTCGAATGGATTCTTCGGGCGGTGTGAGGCCGACGCCATGCTCACTCATCTATATCACTGGCTTCGCGCGCTCGTGCACGGGCAAACGGTTGACCGCGAATTATCCGAGGAGTTCGCGTTTCACATCGAGAGTGAGACGACGAAGAACATCGCACGCGGCATGCTGCCCGCCGAGGCACGCCGGCGCGCGCTGGTCGCATTCGGAAGTGTAGAGAATACAAAAGAACTACATCGTGATCGGCGCGGCACGCGGTGGCTCGAAGACGCCGCGGCCGATGCGCGGTTTGCGATGCGCGGGCTCCGTCGCAATCCAGGGCTCATCGGGACGGCCGCGCTGACGTTTGCGCTCGCCATCGGCGCCAACACGGCAATCTTCTCGGCCGTCGACGCTGTACTGCTGCGACCACTGCCCTTCGAGCAGGCCGATCGCCTCGTCGCCGTCGGCGAGAACAATCCGGAGTTTCACTGGCACATGCAGGACGCCGCGCCGGCGAACATGCTGGACTGGCGGACACGGGTCACTGCCTTCGATGATGTGATGGGCTATGCGAGAACGGAGATTTCCCAAACATCATCTCGTCGACGCCAGCGCAATCCGCCGAACTTCCGGAAGCGCCGCGAGGTCTGCATCAGCCGCGTGCCAGTTCGCGAGCAACCGACGCGCGGCCTCGGCGGCGCCGGTGCTGTCGCCGCGCGCCGCACGAGCGCGCGCGAGGCCGAGCAGAGCTGCCGAGCGGTTAGGCGTCAGCTTGAGCTCTTGCTCATATGCAACCTCCGCCTCCGCCGGCCGCTTGGCGGCGACGAGCGCGTCGCCGAGCAACTCGTGCGCAATGAGGGCCGACGGCGGGCCCACGAAGAGAAACTTGCCCTCCATCGCTGACGCTTCTTGCAGGAGCTGAATCGCGCGCTCGCCATCGCCGCGCTTCGTCGCAATCATTGCCTCGATCTCGCGCGCGCGCACGACGATGGAGGTCGGCACGTTAGGCGCGACCGAGTCGACGATCGCACGGAACCTCGCGACGGCTTTCGACGCCGTTGCCGTATCGCCGGCGACGGCCGCCGCGATCGCCCGCTGATACATCGCGTTCAAGGCAAAGAACTGCGCGCGGTGTGAGGCGGACGGACCAGGCATCGGTACCTCACGTACGCCTAGCATCGCGCGCCAATCCCAGGCGTCGGCGCCGTACTGGAAGGCGAGCGTCAACGCGACGTACTGCGCGTCGACGTCGTTCGGAGAGCTGAGGTCGACGCCCGCCAACACCGCGCGCGCCGTGTCGGTGATCGAGCGCGCGAGTGCATAACGACCCTGTTGCAGGTACATGTACTGCAGCCACTGCAGGTCGTGGAAGTCGAGGTCCGCGCCGGACGCGCCGCGTCGCTTCACCCAATCTCGTGAGGCCTTCCATGCCTTTTCGTTCGACGCAACCGCCTCCTCCCACAAT
It encodes the following:
- a CDS encoding tetratricopeptide repeat protein is translated as MSIDRAAVASFLVVALAGAPAHAIQAQHDGHRASAAQQGTGASLGTVVFPNSGAAAAQASFLRGVALLHSFEYTEAAEAFQDAEKTDSAFPLSYWFESFTNSHILWSEDDPTAARAALAKLGPTAAARLAKAKTDRERAYGAAIEAFYVDTSLGVRSRAFADSMRHLTARYPNDLEAAAFASLAIQIADPRGDNREQAIALAERVVRESPNHPGAVHYLIHATDAPAYAARGLTAARAYAKVAPESEHAQHMPSHIFLQLGLWEEAVASNEKAWKASRDWVKRRGASGADLDFHDLQWLQYMYLQQGRYALARSITDTARAVLAGVDLSSPNDVDAQYVALTLAFQYGADAWDWRAMLGVREVPMPGPSASHRAQFFALNAMYQRAIAAAVAGDTATASKAVARFRAIVDSVAPNVPTSIVVRAREIEAMIATKRGDGERAIQLLQEASAMEGKFLFVGPPSALIAHELLGDALVAAKRPAEAEVAYEQELKLTPNRSAALLGLARARAARGDSTGAAEAARRLLANWHAADADLAALPEVRRIALASTR